The Phaeocystidibacter marisrubri genomic interval ATTCTCATAGACTACCTTTCGAAATAGAGCCAACTTGCGCCCGATTAGAACTAAATTTGACCTTTCGGGTTTTATATACCATAACTGAACCGGTATGAACGAGGAAAGAAAGCAGGAGCTTTTTAAGCAAATCAACGAGCTTAAAGAAGAGAAGAATGCGGTGGTACTAGCGCATTATTACCAAGAGTCAGATATTCAAGACATTGCCGACTTTGTAGGGGATAGCCTCGCATTGGCACAGCGCGCTGCTGAAACAGAGGCCGATTTGATTGTCTTTGCAGGTGTTCATTTTATGGCTGAAACCGCCAAGATTATCAATCCATCTAAAAAGGTGGTTTTACCGGATATGGCTGCAGGTTGTTCGCTGGCAGATTCTTGTCCGCCTGATCAATTCCGCGAGTTCCTCAAGAATTACCCAAATCACACAGTGGTGACTTACATCAATGCTTCTGCGGAGATCAAAACCATGAGTGATTGGGTATGTACCAGCAGTAATGCAGTGGAGTTGATTAATAGCATCCCAGAAGATCAGCCTATTGTGTTTGCTCCAGATGTGAATCTAGGTAAATACTTGATAGAGAAAACCGGAAGAGATATGGTGCTCTGGGAAGGTGCATGCATGGTACACGAGGCATTCGATTTGGAACGCATCATTGAATTGAAGCAGAAATACCCAGATGCAGCTATGATTGCCCATCCAGAGTCGGAAACACCTATTCTAAAGATTGCAGAATTCATCGGTTCTACCGCTGCATTATTGAATTATCCAGAAGGAAAGAATCACAAGCGTTACATCGTTGCTACCGAGCACGGTATCCTACATAAGATGCGCCTGAGATATCCAGATATTGAATTTATTCCAGCCCCAGGCGTAGAAGACAATACATGTGCGTGTAGCGAGTGTGCTTTCATGAAGATGAACACCTTGGAGAAGCTCTACCGATGCATGCGCGACGAAGCTCCGTTTATAGAATTAGACGAAGCGACCATTGCCAATGCCCGCCGACCTATTGATAGAATGCTTAACTGGAACTTGCGTCCGGCCTAATTGCACTATGAAGAACCGAGTACTGGTTGTAGGAGGTGGACTAGCAGGAACAGCAGTCGCCATACATTTGGCCCACAGTGGAAATCAGGTGGTTTTGGCGATGCCGAAGCACGTTCAGGACACCAATTCCTATCACGCCCAAGGTGGAATCGCAGCGGTATTGTCCAATACCGAAGATTCGCTCGATCAACATTTGGAAGATACTCTAGAGGCAGGTGCTGGAATGACGGATGAAACTGTAGCTCGATACGTGATCGAACATGCTGCAGAAGAAATTTCACAACTGGAATCATGGGGTGTCCACTTTGATGAGGTAGAAGATCACTCTTATTCTCTACACAGAGAAGGAGGTCATTCGGCCTCTCGAATTCTTCATATAAAAGACTATACAGGGAAGGGAATTATGACGGCTCTTTATGAGCAGTTGGAATCTCATCCGAATATTGAAGTTCACAAAGGATGGCGAGCTGACAAGCTGCTCCGTCGATCCGATGGTTCTTGTGGAGGAGCTCTACTTCACGATGGTGAGGAATATTACACCGTTGAAGCCGATCATA includes:
- the nadA gene encoding quinolinate synthase NadA, which encodes MNEERKQELFKQINELKEEKNAVVLAHYYQESDIQDIADFVGDSLALAQRAAETEADLIVFAGVHFMAETAKIINPSKKVVLPDMAAGCSLADSCPPDQFREFLKNYPNHTVVTYINASAEIKTMSDWVCTSSNAVELINSIPEDQPIVFAPDVNLGKYLIEKTGRDMVLWEGACMVHEAFDLERIIELKQKYPDAAMIAHPESETPILKIAEFIGSTAALLNYPEGKNHKRYIVATEHGILHKMRLRYPDIEFIPAPGVEDNTCACSECAFMKMNTLEKLYRCMRDEAPFIELDEATIANARRPIDRMLNWNLRPA